In one window of Brassica rapa cultivar Chiifu-401-42 chromosome A07, CAAS_Brap_v3.01, whole genome shotgun sequence DNA:
- the LOC103828435 gene encoding peptidyl-prolyl cis-trans isomerase Pin1, whose protein sequence is MSSRDQVKASHILIKHQGSRRKASWKDPEGKVIMTTTREAAVEQLKSIREDILSGKANFEDVAARVSDCSSAKRGGDLGPFGRGQMQKPFEEATYALKVGDISEIVDTDSGVHIIKRTA, encoded by the exons ATGTCGTCGAGAGACCAAGTCAAGGCGTCGCACATTCTGATCAAGCATCAGGGATCTCGCAGGAAGGCGTCGTGGAAGGATCCCGAAGGAAAAGTCATTATGACCACCACCAGAGAAGCAGCCGTCGAGCAGCTTAAATCGATCCGCGAAGACATCCTCTCGGGCAAAGCTAACTTCGAGGATGTGGCGGCTCGTGTTTCCGATTGTAGCTCCGCTAAACGCGGCGGCGATCTAG GTCCCTTCGGGCGAGGTCAAATGCAGAAGCCGTTTGAGGAAGCAACATACGCACTGAAGGTGGGAGATATAAGCGAGATTGTGGACACAGACAGTGGAGTCCATATCATAAAGAGAACAGCTTGA
- the LOC103828437 gene encoding 60S ribosomal protein L8-1 — MGRVIRAQRKGAGSVFKSHTHHRKGPAKFRSLDYGERNGYLKGVVTEIIHDPGRGAPLARVAFRHPFRYKKQKELFVAAEGMYTGQFLYCGKRATLVVGNVLPLRAIPEGAVVCNVEHHVGDRGVLARASGDYAIVISHNPDNDTTRIKLPSGSKKIVPSGCRAMIGQVAGGGRTEKPMLKAGNAYHKYRVKRNSWPKVRGVAMNPVEHPHGGGNHQHIGHASTVRRDAPPGQKVGLIAARRTGRLRGQAAASAAKAD; from the exons ATGGGTCGTGTCATCAGAGCTCAACGTAAGGGAGCAGGTTCCGTCTTCAAGTCCCACACCCACCACCGCAAGGGTCCAGCCAAGTTCCGTAGCCTCGACTACGGCGAGAGAAATGGATACCTCAAGGGCGTCGTGACCGAGATCATCCACGATCCCGGCCGTGGTGCGCCGCTAGCTCGCGTCGCGTTCCGTCATCCTTTCCGTTACAAGAAGCAGAAGGAGCTCTTCGTCGCCGCCGAGGGTATGTACACCGGACAGTTCCTGTACTGCGGTAAGAGAGCCACTCTCGTTGTCGGAAATGTTCTCCCGCTTAGAGCTATCCCCGAAGGAGCTGTTGTCTGTAACGTCGAGCATCATGTCGGTGATCGTGGTGTGCTCGCTAGAGCTTCTGGTGATTACGCTATTGTTATTTCGCACAACCCTGACAACGACACTACTAG GATCAAGCTGCCATCTGGTTCCAAGAAGATTGTTCCTAGTGGTTGCAGGGCCATGATTGGTCAAGTTGCTGGTGGAGGAAGGACTGAGAAGCCGATGCTCAAGGCAGGAAACGCTTACCACAAGTACCGTGTGAAGAGAAACTCATGGCCTAAGGTTCGTGGTGTGGCTATGAATCCAGTTGAGCATCCTCATGGAGGAGGTAACCATCAGCACATTGGTCACGCAAGTACGGTTAGGCGTGATGCACCACCAGGGCAGAAGGTTGGTCTTATTGCTGCTAGGAGGACTGGTCGTCTCAGAGGTCAAGCTGCTGCTTCTGCTGCCAAGGCTGACTAG